In Myxococcaceae bacterium JPH2, the genomic window GGAGTGCCTCCGGCGCCACGGGCTTGACGAGGTACTCCACCGCGCCGCTCTGGATGGCGCGCACGGCGGGGTCCACCTTGTCGAGGCCGGTGATGACGACCACCTCGACGCCCGGGTAGCGCTCGCGCACGTGGCGGAGCACCTCCATGCCGTCTCCTCCGAGGAGGATGAGGTCGGTCACCACCGCGTCGTAGCGCTCAGCGGCGAGCGCGGCTTTCGCCTCGGCCACGGAGGCCACGGCGGTGACGGTGTGCTGCGCGGCCGTGAGGTAGTCGCCGTACAGCGTCCGGGCGATCTTTTCGTCGTCGACGAGGAGGATGCGCGCCATGGCGAGCCCTGGGCTTACCACCAAGCCGCGCAACGCTGCTAGGGTCCGGGGTCGTGTTGCCCTTTGAAAGCGGTCGCCGACTCTGCCTCCTCGTGGAGGCGGGTGAGACGCGCTACGCGGTGGAAGCCACGTCCGTCATGGAGGTCGCGATTCCCGGGGGCCCGGGCGCGAACCTGCGAGGCGTGCTGGAGGTCAAGGACCTGTCGGCTCTGCTGGGTGGACCGCTCGAGGAGTCGCCCGGCATGGTCGTCGTGCTGGACGTGAGCCCCACGCTCGCGGTGCGCGTGCGCTCGGTCGTCGAGGTGGCCGATGTCGCGCGCGATCCGTTCTTCTTGTTGCCCCCGGGGCTGGCGGACTCCCTGGCACCGCTGAGTCGTGGCGCGGTGATGCACAAGGAGCGGCTGTATCTGGAGCTGATCTGCGAGGCGCTGCCGCACCGCGTGGGGCCTCGCGCCGCGCCCGCACCGCCGCGCCCCGTGCATTGGTCCGAGGCCCCGCCCGACCGCTCGCTGGTGCTCGAATCGCAGGGCCAGCTTTTTGGCGTCCCGCTGAACGTGGTGTCCCAGGTGGTGCCGCGCGGGGACTCGTTCAGCGTGCTGCCCGTGCAAAGTGGTCCCGTGGCGGGTATCTACCCCCATGCCCAGGTGCTCTGGCCCATCTGCTCGATTCCCGCTTTGCTGGGGGCTCCCGCATTACCGGAGGCCTTCTTCGTGCTGACGGAGCTGGGCGGGAGGAGCGTCGGACTGACGGCCTCCCGGGTCCACGGCGTGTTGCAGCGCTTCACTCCCGCCGAGGCGCATGGGAGTTTCACCGCGCCCGGGTTGTCCGAGCCGGTGATGTTCCTGGACCTG contains:
- a CDS encoding chemotaxis protein CheW → MLPFESGRRLCLLVEAGETRYAVEATSVMEVAIPGGPGANLRGVLEVKDLSALLGGPLEESPGMVVVLDVSPTLAVRVRSVVEVADVARDPFFLLPPGLADSLAPLSRGAVMHKERLYLELICEALPHRVGPRAAPAPPRPVHWSEAPPDRSLVLESQGQLFGVPLNVVSQVVPRGDSFSVLPVQSGPVAGIYPHAQVLWPICSIPALLGAPALPEAFFVLTELGGRSVGLTASRVHGVLQRFTPAEAHGSFTAPGLSEPVMFLDLQHMFS